One Felis catus isolate Fca126 chromosome D2, F.catus_Fca126_mat1.0, whole genome shotgun sequence DNA window includes the following coding sequences:
- the CHCHD1 gene encoding coiled-coil-helix-coiled-coil-helix domain-containing protein 1 — MATPSLRGRLARLGNPRKPILKPNKPLILANRVGERRRERGEATCITEMSVMMACWKQNEFRDDACRKEIKEFFDCASRAEAARKMRSIHDTLGESGGLPPKKLNKLLQRFPNKSHVS, encoded by the exons ATGGCGACGCCCAGCCTGCGGGGTCGGCTAGCGCGGCTGGGAAACCCACGGAAACCTATACTGAAGCCCAACAAGCCGCTCATCCTAGCTAATCGTGTCGGAGAACGACGCCGGGAGAGAGGCG AGGCGACTTGTATCACAGAAATGTCGGTGATGATGGCATGTTGGAAGCAGAATGAATTCCGCGACGACGCGTGCAGAAAAGAGATCAAGGAATTCTTCGATTGTGCTTCGAGGGCCGAG GCAGCGCGAAAGATGAGATCAATCCATGACACGTTGGGAGAATCTGGGGGCTTACCCCCCAAGAAACTGAATAAATTGTTACAGAGGTTTCCTAACAAATCTCATGTCAGTTGA